Proteins found in one Hippopotamus amphibius kiboko isolate mHipAmp2 chromosome 12, mHipAmp2.hap2, whole genome shotgun sequence genomic segment:
- the STAC3 gene encoding SH3 and cysteine-rich domain-containing protein 3 codes for MTEKEVLESSSFPAETRQSGLQRLKRLFRKESPGTKEMELPPEPQANGEAVGAGGGPIYYIYEEEEEEEDEEEEPPPEPPKLVNDKPHKFKDHFFKKPKFCDVCARMIVLNNKFGLRCKNCKTNIHEHCQSYVEMQRCFGKIPPGFRRAYSSPLYSNQQYACVKDLSAANRNDPVFETLRTGVIMANKERKKGQADKKNSLAAMMEEEPESARSAEGKPQDGNPEGDKKAEKKTPDDKHKQPGFQQSHYFVALYRFKALEKDDLDFPPGEKITVIDDSNEEWWRGKIGEKVGFFPPNFIIRVRSGERVHRVTRSFVGNREIGQITLKKDQIVVQKGDEAGGYVKVYTGRKVGMFPTDFLEEI; via the exons ATGACAGAAAAGGAGGTGCTGGAGTCCTCCTCCTTTCCAGCAGAGACTCGGCAAAGTGGG ctacAGCGGCTGAAGCGGTTATTCAGGAAGGAGTCTCCTGGGACAAAGGAGATGGAGCTTCCCCCAGAGCCCCAGGCCAATGGGGAGGCagtgggagctgggggtgggcccATCTACTACATctatgaggaagaggaggaagaagaagacgAGGAGGAGGAGCCACCCCCAGAACCTCCTAAGCTTGTTAATGATAAGCCTCACAAATTCAAAGACCATTTCTTCAAGAAGCCCAAGTTCTGTGACGTCTGTGCCCGGATGATTGTGC TCAACAACAAATTTGGGCTTCGCTGTAAGAACTGCAAAACTAATATCCACGAACACTGTCAGTCCTATGTGGAGATGCAGAGATGCTTCGGCAAGATC CCCCCTGGTTTCCGTCGGGCCTATAGCTCCCCTCTCTACAGCAACCAGCAGTACGCTTGTGTCAAAGATCTCT CTGCTGCCAATCGCAATGACCCTGTGTTTGAAACCCTTCGCACTGGGGTGATCATGGCAAACAAGGAACGGAAGAAGGGACAGGCAGATAAGAAAAAT TCTCTAGCAGCCATGATGGAAGAGGAGCCAGAGTCTGCTAGATCAGCGGAAGGCAAACCCCAAGATG GAAACCCTGAAGGGGATAAGAAAGCTGAAAAGAAGACACCTGATGACAAA CACAAGCAGCCCGGCTTCCAGCAATCTCATTACTTTGTGGCTCTCTATCGATTCAAAGCCCTGGAGAAGGACGATCTGGATTTCCC gcCTGGAGAGAAGATCACAGTCATTGATGACTCCAATGAGGAGTGGTGGCGG GGGAAAATAGGGGAGAAGGTCGGATTTTTCCCTCCAAACTTCATCATTCGAGTCCGGTCTGGAGAGCGTGTGCACCGCGTAACGAGATCCTTCGTGGGGAACCGCGAGATAGGGCAGATCACTCTCAAGAAGGACCAG ATTGTGGTGCAGAAAGGTGATGAAGCCGGCGGCTACGTCAAGGTCTACACCGGCCGCAAGGTGGGGATGTTCCCCACCGACTTCCTGGAGGAGATTTAG